One genomic region from Paraburkholderia azotifigens encodes:
- a CDS encoding ABC transporter permease, producing MFLYGFGPVLLDGTIKTVELSVLSLATAVVLGLIGAAAKLSFNGPLRAIATGYTTLIRSVPDLVLMLLLFYSIQIAVNNLTDALDLPQFDIDPFIAGVLTLGFIYGAYFTETFRGAFLAVPRGQLEAGAAYGMSGARVFVRILFPQMMRFALPGIGNNWQVLVKATALVSIIGLADVVKAAQDAGKSTFNMFFFILVAALIYLAITTVSNLVLIWLEKRYSIGVRHAEL from the coding sequence GTGTTCCTCTATGGCTTTGGCCCGGTGCTCCTCGACGGCACGATCAAGACGGTCGAACTGTCGGTTCTTTCGCTGGCGACGGCCGTCGTGCTCGGGCTCATCGGCGCGGCTGCGAAGCTGTCGTTCAACGGGCCGTTGCGCGCAATCGCGACGGGCTATACGACGCTGATCCGCTCGGTGCCCGATCTCGTGCTGATGCTGCTGCTGTTCTACAGCATCCAGATCGCCGTCAACAACCTGACCGACGCGCTCGACCTCCCGCAGTTCGACATCGATCCGTTCATCGCGGGCGTGCTGACGCTCGGCTTCATTTACGGCGCGTATTTCACCGAGACGTTTCGCGGCGCGTTCCTCGCCGTGCCGCGCGGGCAGCTCGAAGCGGGTGCGGCGTACGGCATGAGCGGCGCGCGTGTGTTCGTGCGCATCCTGTTTCCGCAGATGATGCGCTTCGCGCTGCCGGGCATCGGCAACAACTGGCAGGTGCTGGTGAAGGCGACGGCGCTCGTGTCGATCATCGGTCTCGCCGATGTCGTCAAGGCGGCGCAGGACGCTGGCAAGAGCACGTTCAACATGTTCTTCTTCATTCTGGTCGCCGCGCTGATCTATCTGGCCATCACGACCGTGTCGAATCTCGTGCTGATCTGGCTGGAGAAGCGCTATTCGATCGGCGTGCGGCATGCCGAACTCTAA
- a CDS encoding ABC transporter permease, with product MIDILNQFWKAFLYWDGQRISGLAVTLWLLVASIGIGFVTSIPLAVARVSKKRWLSTPVRLYTYVFRGTPLYVQLLLIYTGIYSLEFVRSHALLDSFFRSGFHCAILAFALNTCAYTTEIFAGAIRATSHGEVEAARAYGMGWFTMYRRIVIPSALRRALPLYSNEVILMLHATTVAFTATVPDVLKVARDANSATYRSFEAFGLAALIYLAVSFALVALFRRAERHWLAYLAVRRH from the coding sequence ATGATCGACATACTCAACCAGTTCTGGAAAGCGTTCCTCTACTGGGACGGCCAGCGCATCTCGGGCCTTGCCGTGACGCTGTGGCTGCTGGTCGCCTCGATCGGCATCGGTTTCGTGACATCGATTCCGCTTGCCGTGGCGCGCGTATCGAAGAAGCGCTGGCTGTCGACGCCCGTGCGCCTCTACACCTACGTGTTTCGCGGCACGCCGCTGTACGTTCAGCTGCTCCTGATCTATACGGGCATCTACAGCCTCGAATTCGTGCGCTCTCATGCGCTGCTCGATTCGTTTTTCCGCAGCGGCTTTCATTGCGCGATTCTCGCATTCGCATTGAACACCTGCGCGTACACGACGGAGATCTTCGCGGGCGCGATTCGCGCGACCTCGCATGGCGAAGTCGAAGCGGCGCGTGCCTACGGGATGGGCTGGTTCACGATGTACCGCCGGATTGTGATACCGTCCGCGCTGCGCCGTGCGCTGCCGTTGTACAGTAACGAAGTGATCCTGATGCTGCACGCGACCACCGTCGCCTTCACGGCGACCGTGCCCGACGTGCTGAAGGTCGCGCGCGACGCGAACTCGGCGACCTACCGCTCGTTCGAGGCGTTCGGTCTCGCGGCGCTGATCTATCTTGCTGTATCGTTCGCGCTGGTTGCGCTGTTCCGGCGCGCCGAGCGTCACTGGCTCGCATATCTGGCCGTGCGCCGCCATTGA
- a CDS encoding ABC transporter ATP-binding protein — MLHTTQTEACKLAVQDIHKRYGDNEVLKGVSLNANKGDVISIIGASGSGKSTFLRCINFLERPNAGQIVVDGEAVRTKVDRHGNFEVADHKQLQRIRTKLAMVFQHFNLWAHMNVLENVVEAPIHVLGLPRKEAEDRAREYLEKVGLAPRLEKQYPSHLSGGQQQRVAIARALAMNPDVMLFDEPTSALDPELVGEVLKVMQKLAEEGRTMIVVTHEMGFARNVSNHVMFLHQGRTEEEGVPSEVLVTPKSERLKQFLSGSLK; from the coding sequence TTGCTCCACACGACTCAAACGGAAGCCTGCAAGCTCGCCGTGCAGGACATCCATAAGCGCTATGGCGACAACGAAGTGCTGAAGGGCGTCTCGCTGAATGCCAACAAGGGCGACGTGATCAGCATCATCGGTGCGAGCGGGTCGGGCAAGAGTACGTTCCTGCGCTGCATCAACTTTCTCGAGCGGCCGAACGCCGGGCAGATCGTCGTCGACGGCGAAGCGGTGCGTACCAAGGTCGACCGTCACGGCAATTTCGAGGTCGCGGATCACAAGCAGCTGCAGCGCATCCGCACGAAGCTCGCGATGGTGTTCCAGCACTTCAACCTGTGGGCGCACATGAACGTGCTGGAGAACGTGGTCGAGGCGCCGATCCACGTGCTCGGCTTGCCGCGCAAGGAAGCGGAAGACCGCGCGCGCGAGTATCTGGAGAAAGTGGGCCTCGCGCCGCGTCTGGAGAAGCAGTATCCGTCGCATCTGTCGGGCGGGCAGCAGCAGCGCGTGGCGATTGCGCGCGCGCTGGCGATGAACCCGGATGTGATGCTGTTCGACGAGCCGACGTCCGCGCTCGATCCCGAACTCGTCGGCGAAGTGCTGAAGGTGATGCAGAAGCTCGCCGAAGAGGGCCGCACGATGATCGTCGTGACGCACGAAATGGGCTTCGCGCGCAACGTATCGAACCATGTGATGTTCCTGCATCAGGGACGCACGGAGGAAGAGGGTGTGCCGTCGGAAGTTCTGGTGACGCCGAAAAGCGAGCGCCTCAAGCAGTTCCTGTCCGGCAGTCTCAAGTAA
- a CDS encoding GlxA family transcriptional regulator, whose protein sequence is MPRPSSGPARTTQVAIVALPPVSMSGVGPIVDALNLANEIDGRALYRWQVCSWDGRPVPLAGGALWPADAAFGDALACDWLIIVSERFQQFADYRLFLASLSRVGQRTPLVTGIHHGVWWLAMAGQLSGYRVSVNWETYQQFTEQFERSIVTQQIFEIDRDRATCAGGQATVDFMLAMIGREHGPELAERIADTMGVGTLRSGEERQRIPFVTAPGERHPRLNDALLLMEANIEDPLTSDEIAGLVGVSRRQLERLFRQYLGSMPSKYYLGLRLAKARTQLQRTSKSVVQISLACGFSSAAHFSNAYREKFGVTPREERRNWIEKQRGDEPRGAAMIERPEQGG, encoded by the coding sequence ATGCCTCGCCCGTCGTCCGGTCCTGCCCGCACCACACAGGTCGCGATCGTCGCGTTGCCGCCCGTGTCGATGTCGGGCGTGGGGCCGATCGTCGACGCGTTGAATCTGGCCAATGAAATCGACGGCCGTGCGCTGTATCGCTGGCAGGTGTGCTCGTGGGACGGCCGCCCCGTGCCGCTTGCGGGCGGCGCGCTGTGGCCCGCCGATGCCGCGTTCGGCGATGCGCTCGCGTGCGACTGGCTGATCATCGTCAGCGAGCGTTTCCAGCAATTCGCGGACTACCGTCTGTTTCTCGCGAGCCTGTCGCGTGTCGGGCAGCGCACGCCGCTCGTGACGGGCATTCATCATGGCGTGTGGTGGCTCGCGATGGCGGGGCAGTTATCGGGCTATCGCGTGAGCGTGAACTGGGAGACGTACCAGCAGTTCACCGAGCAGTTCGAGCGCTCGATTGTCACGCAGCAGATCTTCGAGATCGATCGCGATCGGGCGACCTGTGCCGGTGGCCAGGCCACCGTCGATTTCATGCTGGCGATGATTGGGCGTGAGCATGGTCCTGAGCTTGCCGAGCGTATCGCGGATACGATGGGTGTTGGCACCTTGCGCTCCGGCGAAGAGCGGCAGCGCATACCGTTCGTGACTGCGCCTGGCGAGCGGCATCCGCGGCTCAACGATGCGTTGCTGTTGATGGAAGCGAATATCGAGGATCCGCTCACCTCCGATGAGATCGCCGGTCTGGTCGGCGTGTCGCGCCGGCAGTTGGAGCGGCTGTTCCGGCAGTATCTTGGGTCGATGCCTTCGAAGTATTACCTTGGATTGCGGCTTGCTAAAGCGCGCACGCAGTTGCAGCGTACCAGTAAGTCTGTCGTGCAGATCAGTCTTGCATGTGGGTTTTCTTCTGCTGCGCATTTTTCTAATGCTTATCGGGAGAAGTTTGGGGTTACTCCCCGTGAGGAGCGGCGGAACTGGATCGAGAAGCAGCGAGGCGATGAGCCTCGTGGGGCGGCTATGATCGAGCGGCCTGAGCAAGGCGGTTGA
- a CDS encoding aspartate aminotransferase family protein: MNDQNVTRQTFDEVMVPVFSPASFVPDRGEGSRVWDTQGKDYVDFAGGIAVTALGHSHPELMKVLHDQGAKLWHIGNGYTNEPVLRLARRLEELTFADRAFFANSGAEANEAALKLARRVAFDRVGAEKDEIISFTQSFHGRTFFTVSVGGQPKYSEGFGPVPAGIKHLPYNDIAAARAAIGPKTCAVIVEPVQGEGGVIPADPAFLKALREACDQHGALLIFDEVQTGVGRTGFFYAYQDTGVTPDILTTAKALGNGFPIGAMLTTNELAAHFKVGVHGTTYGGNPLATAIALKVVDLVSDPKLLEGVRTRSEQLKATLAKINERFGIFKDVRGKGLLIGAELTDAYKGRAKDFVTAAGKHGVIMLMAGPDVLRFAPSLIIPADDMNDGLARFEKAVEEVVGAVAVAK, translated from the coding sequence ATGAACGACCAGAACGTGACCCGCCAGACCTTCGATGAAGTCATGGTCCCCGTATTCTCCCCAGCGTCCTTCGTGCCGGACCGCGGCGAGGGCTCCCGCGTATGGGACACGCAAGGCAAGGACTACGTCGACTTCGCGGGCGGTATCGCCGTCACGGCGCTCGGTCACTCGCACCCCGAACTCATGAAGGTTCTGCACGATCAGGGCGCGAAACTCTGGCATATCGGTAACGGTTACACGAATGAACCCGTGCTGCGCCTCGCCAGGCGTCTCGAAGAACTCACGTTCGCCGACCGCGCGTTCTTCGCGAACTCGGGCGCGGAAGCCAACGAAGCCGCACTGAAGCTCGCCCGCCGCGTCGCCTTCGACCGCGTCGGCGCGGAAAAAGACGAAATCATCTCGTTCACGCAGTCGTTCCACGGCCGCACGTTCTTCACGGTCAGCGTCGGCGGCCAGCCGAAGTACTCGGAAGGCTTCGGCCCCGTGCCCGCCGGCATCAAGCATCTGCCGTACAACGACATCGCCGCCGCGCGCGCCGCCATCGGCCCGAAGACCTGCGCGGTCATCGTCGAACCGGTGCAGGGCGAAGGCGGCGTGATTCCCGCCGATCCCGCGTTCCTCAAGGCGCTGCGCGAAGCCTGCGACCAGCACGGCGCACTGCTGATTTTCGACGAAGTGCAAACGGGCGTCGGCCGCACGGGCTTCTTCTATGCGTATCAGGACACGGGCGTGACGCCCGACATCCTGACGACGGCGAAGGCGCTCGGCAACGGCTTCCCGATCGGCGCGATGCTGACGACCAACGAACTCGCCGCGCACTTCAAGGTGGGCGTGCACGGCACGACATACGGCGGCAACCCGCTCGCGACGGCTATCGCGCTGAAGGTGGTGGACCTCGTCAGCGACCCGAAGCTGCTCGAAGGCGTGCGCACGCGCAGCGAACAGCTGAAGGCGACGCTCGCGAAGATCAACGAACGCTTCGGCATCTTCAAGGACGTGCGCGGCAAGGGCCTGCTGATCGGTGCCGAACTCACGGACGCCTACAAGGGCCGCGCGAAAGACTTCGTGACGGCGGCAGGCAAGCATGGCGTGATCATGCTGATGGCGGGCCCGGACGTGCTGCGCTTCGCTCCGTCGCTAATCATTCCCGCCGACGACATGAACGACGGTCTCGCGCGCTTCGAAAAGGCGGTCGAGGAAGTCGTCGGCGCAGTGGCAGTCGCCAAGTAA
- the aruF gene encoding arginine/ornithine succinyltransferase subunit alpha, with protein sequence MLFVRPGRLADLDALQQMARNAHPVLHSLPHDRRALEARVALSEDSFRAEVDFPGEEFYLFVLEDSETGKLHGTASIVAAAGYSEPFYVFRNDALIHASRELHVNRKIHALTMSHELTGKSRLAGFYIDPEMRGDAAAHLMSRARMMYIAANRQRFTSEVFSLLLGVTDDAGVSPFWEAVGRKFFGRDFADIEVQSGGRSSTFIAEVMPSYPIYVPLLPEAAQRVLGEPDEKALLAYDIHMEEGFETDRYVDIFDAGPVLTAQIDRAACVKRNESRAVREASAQNGATYLIASNKPGEFRCVLADLPAQADAGAPLPAAVRHALDVRDGDTVRCVPLHLQESKQTTGEAQ encoded by the coding sequence ATGCTCTTCGTCCGCCCAGGCCGTCTGGCCGATCTCGACGCCTTGCAGCAGATGGCGCGCAACGCGCATCCGGTGCTGCATTCGCTGCCGCACGACCGGCGCGCGCTGGAGGCGCGCGTCGCGTTGTCGGAAGACTCGTTTCGCGCGGAAGTCGATTTTCCGGGCGAGGAGTTCTATCTCTTCGTGCTGGAAGACAGCGAGACGGGCAAGCTGCACGGCACGGCGAGCATCGTCGCGGCAGCCGGCTACTCGGAACCGTTCTACGTGTTCCGCAACGACGCCCTGATTCACGCGTCGCGCGAACTGCACGTAAACCGCAAGATCCACGCGCTGACGATGTCGCATGAATTGACGGGCAAGAGCCGTCTCGCGGGTTTCTACATCGACCCCGAGATGCGAGGCGACGCCGCCGCGCATCTGATGTCGCGCGCGCGGATGATGTACATCGCCGCGAACCGCCAGCGCTTCACGTCGGAAGTGTTCTCGCTGCTGCTCGGCGTGACGGACGACGCAGGCGTGTCGCCGTTCTGGGAAGCCGTGGGGCGCAAGTTCTTCGGCCGCGATTTCGCCGATATCGAAGTGCAGTCGGGCGGCCGCAGCAGCACGTTCATCGCGGAAGTGATGCCGAGCTATCCGATCTACGTGCCGCTCCTGCCCGAAGCCGCCCAGCGCGTGCTCGGCGAGCCCGACGAAAAGGCGCTGCTCGCGTATGACATCCACATGGAAGAGGGCTTCGAGACGGACCGCTACGTCGATATCTTCGATGCGGGCCCCGTGCTGACGGCGCAGATCGATCGCGCCGCATGCGTGAAGCGCAACGAATCGCGCGCGGTGCGCGAAGCGTCGGCGCAGAACGGCGCGACGTATCTGATCGCGAGCAACAAGCCGGGCGAATTCCGCTGCGTGCTCGCCGATCTGCCCGCGCAGGCAGACGCGGGCGCGCCGCTGCCCGCCGCCGTGCGCCATGCGCTCGACGTGCGCGACGGCGACACGGTGCGCTGCGTGCCGCTCCATCTGCAGGAATCGAAACAGACTACGGGAGAAGCACAATGA
- the astA gene encoding arginine N-succinyltransferase: MIVVRVVQTGDVDALVALAQETGPGLTTFKPDRDALAARIARARRTIEDKAAPHEKGYFFVMEDSQTKDIAGVCGIETAVGLEQPFYNYRVSTVVHASQDLGIWTRMRALNISHDLTGYAEVCSLFLSPRYRAHGVGGLLSRSRFMFIAQFRDRFPQRICAELRGHFDADGTSPFWRAVGSHFYQIDFNAADYLSSHGRKSFLAELMPRFPVYVELLPEEAQHAIALTHSDTLPARKMLEAEGLRYENHVDIFDAGPVLECHVADLRTVRESVVAPVEIAAHDAQENGPRSLVSNTSLGDFRTGIAAGVVENGVFRLTADEAAALNVKAGEPVRVLPLKQK, encoded by the coding sequence ATGATCGTCGTTCGCGTCGTGCAGACGGGCGATGTGGACGCGCTCGTCGCGCTCGCTCAGGAGACGGGCCCCGGTCTCACGACCTTCAAGCCGGATCGCGATGCGCTCGCGGCGCGCATCGCGCGCGCGCGTCGCACGATCGAGGACAAGGCCGCACCGCACGAGAAGGGCTACTTCTTCGTGATGGAAGATTCGCAGACGAAGGACATCGCGGGCGTCTGCGGGATCGAAACGGCCGTCGGGCTCGAGCAGCCGTTCTACAACTATCGCGTGAGCACGGTGGTGCATGCGTCGCAGGATCTCGGCATCTGGACGCGTATGCGCGCGCTCAACATCTCGCACGATCTGACGGGTTACGCGGAAGTGTGCTCGCTGTTCCTGAGCCCGCGTTATCGCGCGCATGGCGTGGGCGGCTTGCTGTCGCGTTCGCGCTTCATGTTCATCGCGCAGTTCCGCGACCGTTTTCCGCAGCGCATCTGCGCGGAGTTGCGCGGTCATTTCGATGCCGACGGCACGTCGCCGTTCTGGCGCGCGGTCGGCTCGCACTTCTATCAGATCGACTTCAACGCCGCGGACTATCTCAGCTCGCACGGACGCAAGTCGTTCCTCGCGGAGCTGATGCCGCGCTTCCCCGTGTATGTCGAATTGCTGCCCGAAGAAGCGCAGCACGCAATCGCGCTCACGCACAGCGACACGCTGCCTGCACGCAAGATGCTCGAGGCTGAAGGGCTGCGTTACGAGAATCACGTCGACATCTTCGACGCGGGCCCCGTGCTCGAATGCCACGTCGCCGACTTGCGCACGGTGCGCGAGAGCGTCGTCGCGCCCGTCGAAATCGCCGCACACGACGCGCAGGAGAACGGCCCGCGTTCGCTGGTCTCGAACACGTCGCTCGGCGATTTCCGCACGGGCATCGCGGCGGGCGTGGTCGAGAACGGCGTGTTCCGTCTGACGGCGGACGAAGCGGCGGCATTGAATGTGAAGGCAGGCGAGCCGGTGCGCGTGCTGCCCCTGAAACAGAAATAA
- the astD gene encoding succinylglutamate-semialdehyde dehydrogenase has translation MSELFIDGEWVAGTGHAFASRNPGTGATVWEGNSASAEDVDRAVTSARRAFAMWSAVSLDERIAVVRRFAALIGERKEALAEAIGRETGKPLWEARTEVASMAAKVDISIQSYNERTGERRTAMADGTAVLRHRPHGVVAVFGPYNFPGHLPNGHIVPALIAGNTVVFKPSELAPGVARATVQVWRDAGLPAGVLNLVQGEKDTGVALANHKQIDGLFFTGSSDTGTLLHKQFGGRPEIVLALEMGGNNPLVIAPVADLDGAVHHTIQSAFLSAGQRCTCARRIFVPNDAFGDRFIARFVEVSSRIAVGEYNADPQPYMGAVISARAAARLVEAQTRLVEGGAKPLLKMEQRDPKLGFVSPAILDVTGVQNLPDEEHFGPLAQIVRYGSFDEAISGANDTEFGLSAGLLADDEMLWTHFQRTIRAGIVNWNRPTNGASSAAPFGGTGRSGNNRPSAYYAADYCAYPMASVESAQLQMPASVSPGLHF, from the coding sequence ATGAGCGAGCTTTTCATCGACGGCGAATGGGTCGCCGGCACAGGACACGCATTTGCATCGCGCAATCCGGGCACGGGCGCGACGGTGTGGGAAGGCAATAGCGCGTCGGCGGAAGACGTCGATCGCGCCGTGACGAGCGCGCGCCGTGCGTTCGCGATGTGGTCGGCCGTGAGCCTCGACGAACGCATTGCCGTCGTGCGCCGCTTCGCTGCGTTGATCGGCGAGCGCAAGGAAGCGCTGGCCGAGGCGATCGGACGCGAGACGGGCAAGCCGCTGTGGGAAGCACGCACGGAAGTCGCGTCGATGGCCGCGAAGGTCGACATCTCGATCCAGTCGTACAACGAGCGCACGGGCGAGCGGCGCACCGCGATGGCGGACGGCACGGCTGTGCTGCGTCATCGTCCGCATGGCGTCGTGGCTGTGTTCGGTCCGTACAACTTTCCGGGGCATTTGCCGAACGGGCATATCGTGCCCGCGCTGATCGCCGGTAACACGGTCGTGTTCAAGCCGTCCGAACTGGCGCCCGGCGTTGCGCGCGCGACCGTCCAGGTATGGCGCGACGCGGGCCTGCCCGCGGGCGTGCTGAATCTCGTGCAAGGCGAGAAGGACACGGGCGTGGCGCTCGCGAATCACAAGCAGATCGATGGTCTCTTCTTCACGGGCAGTTCGGATACGGGCACGCTGCTGCACAAGCAGTTCGGCGGCCGTCCCGAGATCGTGCTCGCGCTGGAGATGGGCGGCAACAACCCGCTCGTGATCGCGCCCGTCGCCGATCTCGACGGCGCCGTGCATCACACCATTCAATCGGCGTTCCTGTCGGCGGGGCAGCGCTGCACGTGCGCGCGCCGTATCTTCGTGCCGAACGATGCATTCGGCGACCGCTTCATCGCGCGTTTCGTCGAAGTGAGCTCGCGCATCGCGGTCGGCGAATACAACGCCGATCCGCAACCGTACATGGGCGCCGTGATTTCGGCGCGCGCGGCGGCGCGTCTCGTCGAAGCACAGACTCGACTGGTCGAAGGCGGCGCGAAGCCGCTGCTGAAGATGGAGCAGCGCGATCCCAAGCTCGGCTTCGTGTCGCCCGCGATTCTCGACGTCACCGGCGTGCAGAATCTGCCCGACGAAGAGCACTTCGGGCCGCTCGCACAGATCGTCCGTTACGGCTCGTTCGATGAAGCGATCTCGGGCGCGAACGATACCGAATTCGGTCTGTCGGCAGGCCTGCTCGCCGACGACGAGATGCTGTGGACGCATTTCCAGCGCACGATCCGCGCCGGCATCGTGAACTGGAACCGGCCAACCAATGGCGCGTCGTCGGCGGCGCCGTTCGGCGGCACGGGCCGCTCGGGCAACAACCGGCCGAGCGCGTACTACGCAGCCGATTACTGCGCATATCCGATGGCCTCCGTCGAAAGCGCGCAACTGCAGATGCCCGCGAGCGTGTCGCCGGGTCTTCATTTCTAA
- the astB gene encoding N-succinylarginine dihydrolase, with the protein MQATEANFDGLVGPTHNYAGLSFGNVASQSNDKSIANPKMAAKQGLRKMKQLADLGFKQGVLPPQERPSMRLLRELGFSGDEAGVIERVAKNAPELLAAASSASAMWTANAATVSPSADTHDGRVHFTPANLTSKLHRAIEHESTRRTLRAIFADPSRFVVHEALPGTPALGDEGAANHTRFCAEYGAKGVEFFVYGRSEYRRGPEPKRFPARQTFEASRAVAHRHGLADDATVYAQQTPEVIDAGVFHNDVIAVGNARTLFCHQLAFVDQTAVYDELRAKLAKFNGEFNVIEVPDAQVSVADAVSSYLFNSQLLLRGDGKQVLVVPQECRENPRVAAYLDELAESTAPIDDVLVFDLRESMKNGGGPACLRLRVVLNEAERGAVTPGVWIDDTLFARLDGWIETHYRDRLAPADLADPKLLNESRTALDELTQILGLGSLYDFQR; encoded by the coding sequence ATGCAAGCCACTGAAGCCAATTTCGACGGACTCGTCGGACCGACTCACAACTATGCAGGGCTGTCGTTCGGCAACGTCGCGTCGCAAAGCAACGACAAGTCCATCGCGAACCCGAAGATGGCCGCGAAGCAGGGGCTGCGCAAGATGAAGCAGCTGGCCGATCTCGGTTTCAAACAGGGCGTGCTGCCGCCGCAGGAGCGTCCGTCGATGCGCCTGCTGCGCGAACTCGGCTTTTCTGGCGACGAAGCGGGCGTGATCGAGCGCGTGGCGAAGAACGCGCCCGAACTGCTCGCGGCTGCGAGTTCCGCGTCCGCGATGTGGACGGCGAATGCGGCGACGGTGAGTCCGTCGGCCGATACGCACGATGGCCGCGTTCATTTCACGCCCGCGAACCTGACGAGCAAGCTGCATCGCGCGATCGAGCACGAGTCGACGCGCCGCACGCTGCGCGCGATTTTCGCGGACCCGTCACGCTTCGTCGTGCACGAGGCGCTGCCCGGCACGCCCGCGCTCGGCGACGAAGGCGCGGCGAATCACACGCGTTTTTGCGCGGAGTATGGCGCGAAGGGCGTCGAGTTCTTCGTGTATGGCCGCAGCGAATATCGCCGCGGGCCCGAGCCGAAGCGCTTCCCTGCGCGCCAGACGTTCGAGGCGAGCCGTGCTGTCGCACATCGTCATGGACTGGCCGACGACGCAACCGTCTACGCGCAGCAGACGCCCGAAGTGATCGACGCCGGCGTGTTTCATAACGACGTGATAGCCGTCGGCAATGCGCGCACGTTGTTCTGTCATCAGCTGGCGTTCGTCGATCAGACGGCCGTGTACGACGAGCTGCGCGCGAAGCTGGCGAAGTTCAATGGCGAGTTCAACGTGATCGAAGTGCCGGATGCGCAGGTGAGCGTCGCCGATGCCGTGTCGTCGTATCTGTTCAACAGCCAGCTGCTGTTGCGCGGCGACGGCAAGCAGGTGCTCGTCGTGCCGCAGGAGTGCCGGGAGAATCCGCGCGTGGCGGCGTACCTCGACGAACTCGCGGAAAGCACGGCGCCCATCGACGACGTGCTGGTTTTCGATCTGCGCGAGAGCATGAAGAACGGCGGCGGGCCTGCGTGCCTGCGGCTGCGTGTCGTGTTGAACGAAGCGGAGCGCGGCGCGGTAACGCCGGGCGTGTGGATCGACGACACGCTGTTCGCGCGGCTGGACGGCTGGATCGAGACGCACTATCGCGACCGCCTCGCGCCCGCCGATCTCGCCGATCCGAAGTTGCTGAACGAGTCGCGCACGGCACTCGATGAACTGACGCAGATTCTCGGCTTGGGTTCGCTGTATGACTTCCAGCGCTGA
- the astE gene encoding succinylglutamate desuccinylase has protein sequence MTSSADTSMLDDFLAFTLSGRQPAGDAREGVCGNGVRWTWVDDGVLQFEPAGSARDEVRSVLASAGIHGDETAPIELLSFLVRDIADGSAALACRLLVILGNVQAMRESCRYIDDDLNRLFSGRHAQLPRSHEAPRAAALERIAVRFFADAPGARWHVDMHTAIRASVFEQFALLPHTGAPLSRAMFEWLRDARIAAVLLHTTKGNTYSHFTAEACGAAACTLELGKVRPFGENDLLRFAYADSALRLLLAGGQGDVSLALPRVFTVIDQITKQSDSFELLFASDVANFTAFGRDTVLARDGEYRYVVRHDEERIVFPNATVKPGLRAGLLVVETTDETHRGLM, from the coding sequence ATGACTTCCAGCGCTGATACGTCGATGCTCGACGATTTCCTCGCGTTCACGCTGTCGGGCAGGCAGCCTGCCGGCGATGCGCGCGAGGGCGTGTGCGGGAACGGCGTGCGGTGGACGTGGGTCGACGACGGGGTGTTGCAGTTCGAGCCTGCTGGCTCTGCGCGTGACGAAGTACGCAGCGTGCTGGCATCGGCGGGTATTCATGGCGACGAGACGGCGCCCATCGAACTGCTGTCGTTTCTCGTGCGCGACATTGCTGACGGAAGCGCGGCGCTTGCTTGCCGGTTGCTGGTGATACTCGGCAACGTGCAGGCGATGCGCGAGTCGTGCCGCTATATCGACGACGATCTGAACCGGCTGTTCAGCGGGCGCCATGCGCAATTGCCGCGGAGCCATGAAGCGCCGCGCGCTGCGGCACTGGAGCGTATCGCCGTGCGTTTCTTCGCGGATGCGCCGGGCGCACGCTGGCATGTCGATATGCACACGGCGATCCGCGCTTCCGTGTTCGAACAGTTTGCGTTGCTGCCGCATACGGGCGCACCGTTGTCGCGCGCGATGTTCGAGTGGTTGCGGGATGCGCGGATTGCGGCTGTTCTGTTGCATACGACGAAGGGCAACACGTATTCGCATTTCACCGCCGAGGCGTGTGGTGCCGCTGCATGTACGCTGGAACTCGGTAAAGTCCGTCCCTTTGGCGAGAACGACCTGTTGCGGTTTGCTTATGCCGATTCGGCTTTGCGGCTTTTGCTTGCCGGCGGGCAGGGGGATGTTTCTCTGGCGTTGCCGCGCGTGTTTACTGTGATCGATCAGATTACCAAGCAGAGCGATTCCTTCGAGTTGCTATTTGCTAGCGATGTCGCGAATTTCACCGCCTTTGGGCGCGATACGGTTCTCGCGCGTGATGGTGAGTATCGGTATGTCGTGCGGCACGACGAGGAGCGGATCGTGTTTCCTAACGCAACTGTTAAGCCCGGGTTGCGGGCGGGGCTTCTTGTTGTTGAGACTACCGATGAGACTCATCGTGGGTTGATGTAG